Below is a window of Rhodanobacteraceae bacterium DNA.
CCCACAACCCACAACCCACAACCCACAACCCACAACCAGCCCACAACCTACCGCTGCCGCCTGGGTCCCGGATACACGATCACCGGCCCCGGCAGCCACGGCCAGATGCCGAGGAACGGATCCTGGTGGATGCGGATGTCCTCGATGGCAGGACGTTCGGGCCACAGGAACAGGGTGTCGACGCGCAGCTGCGGCATGTCGTAGCTGTACTCGCCGATCTGCCGCTGTGCACGTGCTTCGACCCGTCCGGTCACGGTGACCTCGCGCCCCGGGACAAACACGGCCGGATCGAGGAAACCGGACTTGCACGCACGGAAGCGGCCGATGTCGGCGTCGAGGTCGCGCGGGCGGGCGCGGGCGTCGAGGGGCATGCCGAGTACCTCCAGACAAGTTTCGTTGGCTGCGGGCAGCACATCGATCACGCGGCCGCCCCAGCGCAGATTGCCCGCAGGCTGGTCGGCGGCTTCCGGGGCGATCTCGGCGAATTCGCCGCGCAGCGGTTGCGGTGCGGTGGCGCAGCCGGCGAGCAGGGTCAGGCCGAGCGCGGAGGCGAGAGTCTTGCGATTCATGGCGGTTGCCGTCGGGATCCCGTACTTGCTCAATCCTAGCGCGGCTGGCTGCGCGATGCCGTGCGGAAAGCCTGAACCGCTTGGCGAAGCTGTGGCAAAGACTGGTCACCGGCGACGCCATAGCGCGAGGCTTCGTAGGCGGCGACCACTCGGGCGATCTGATTCGCCAGAGCCGGCAGCGCCCGTGACGCGCGCCGCCCCAGGTCGCCCGCGCCTTCGGCATGCCCCGCGCTGATGCCGTGACGGTTCAACTCGCGAACGAAGCGGCGGTAAAGGCCCAGCGCCGGATCGCCGGGCTGGCGCCGACGCTGCAGCCAGAAAATGCCTGCGGTCAGTGCACCGAACAGAGCCAGGCCGCCGCCGATCCAGGCGGCCATGTGGCGCCAGTCGGAAGGATCGAAGCCCAGTGCGGCGAACAGGCTCTGCTGGCGCAGGCTGTCGAAACGCACCATGTTGCGGTTCCACCAGGCCTGTACGGCATCCGCCCGGTCGCGCAGCGCGCGCAGCCACTCGGAGGTCACCGAAGGTATCCACCATCGATGCCGTTCCGGACCGATTGACGCGGTCCGGTGCGATGGCGCTGGTCGGGTCGATCCGGACCCAGGCATTGCCGCCGATCAGGATCTCGGCCCAGGCATGCGCATCGGAATTGCGGACCACCCAGTAATTGCCGATCAGGTTGTAAGGCCCCGCCAGGTAGCCGGTGACCACCCGCGCGGGGACGCCCGCGCTGCGCATCAGCACCACGAATGCCGCTGCGTAATGCTCGCAAAAGCCTTCGCGGGTCTCGAACAGGAATTCGTCCATGCGATGCGCGCCCACCAGTGGCGGCGGGCTCAGGGTGTAGGCGAAACCTTCGCTGCGGATGTGTGCGAGCGCGCGGTTGGCCAGTGCCGTCGGATTGTCGCCAAGCTCGCTGCGCCATCCTGCGCCGAGTTCGCGCGTGCGCGGATTCAGCCGGTCCGGCAACTGCAGGCCGAGCTGGCGCTGCAGCGAGGGGAAGGCGTCGAGCGGCACCGGCTGGTCCAGGCGCGACGCAGCGTCAAACACGTAGAGCGTACTCACCCGCTGGCTGCGGGTCTGACGGTGCCCTCCAGCGAACGGCTGGCATCGGCGGGAAAACCGGTCGCGAAGTCGAGGGTATGCAGCCAGCGGCGGTCGGTCGGTTCGAGCATGACCTGATAACGCACATCGCCGGGCGCGCCCGGCTGTGGCCCGATCTCGCGGCCGGTGGGGTCGTTGGGATTGGCCAGGCGCGGCTCGATTCGCCAGGTCTGGCCATCGAAGCTCCACAGCACCGGGCCGCGCCAGTACATCGAGCGCTTCGCCGGCGAGCCGTCGGGAAAGCTGACACGGAACACCGGGGTGTCGTCGGCGATCAGTTCGCTGATGCTGCCTGGACTCATGGTGTCCGACAGGCCGGTGCGCGACTCCCACTGGTTCTCGCGGGTGCCCCAAAGCGGCTCCGACAGGCGCGGCACCGAGAGGAACAGGAACAAGGTCAAGGGCAGCACCACCGCCAGCAACAGCAGGAACTCGCGGCCGAGCGAGCCCAACTGCTGCGCCAGCCCGCCCCGGGTGCCCGGGGGCGCGGCAATCTCGTTCAGCGCCAGGAACACCAGCAGGGTCGGCAGCACCATGTACAGCGTGACGCCGATTCCCTCGTTGAACAGGAACTGCACGCTGACCAGGAACAACGAGACAGTCATGATCAACAGGCCGTCGCGGCGACGCTCGGATTCGATGAGCTTGAGGGCACTCAGGCCGACGAGTGCCGCGGTTCCTGCCTGTCGTGCAAACGGATTGCCGAACTCGACCACCACCAGGCCGAGCACCATCATCAGCAGCGGCAGCTTGATCCACGCCGGCCAGGCGCGCGCATAGGCGCGCCGCTGCAGCCAGCGCGCCAGCACGATGGCGACCAGCGTTGCCGAGTACCAGCCAGGCAGCCACAACAGGTGTGCCGCCAGCGTCGCAGCGAAGGCCGCCAGCATCCAGTCGAACTGGCGCGGTTCAAGGACCGGGGAGCGCATGCAGGGCAAGTGCCTTGAGTGCGCGCAGTCGGTGCGCGGGTCCGAGGTCCGGGCCCAGCGCAAGACCAGGCAGCATCAACCGATAGCGGATGCCGGCGCGTTCGGCTTCGAGCACCCAGCGGGTCAGGCGCGACAGCCGCTCCTCGAGTCCCAGGCCCTGGATCCGGGTCAGGTCGAATATGGTTTCGCGCGCCTGCGGCGCCTCCAGTTGCCGCACCAGCAGCTCACCGGTGCGCGCGCTGGCCTTCCATGCCACCATCCGCAGCGGATCGCCCGGCTGGTACTCGCGCAGCGAGCGCAAGTCCTCATCGCCAGGATCGGCGCCGCCGACGCGGCCGTGATCCGGGGTTTTCGGCAGCGGCGCAGGCGGATTCTCGGCGCGCGGATACACCAGCACGCGCAGGTCCGAATGCAGCCAGCTCCAGGCGTAGAAGAGGCCGAATGGCCAGGTGGTCGAAATGCGCACCGGCTCCGGCGCATACCAGCCGCGGATGGCGGTGGGCAACGCGAACTCGACCTGGGTGGTGCTGCCGGGCGCGATCTCCACGTGGCGCTGCTCGCCGTCGAGCGACAGGTCACGGCGAAGCGCGTGCGCGCGTCCTCGGCGCGCAGATGGAAACTGAGGTGCAGCGGATCGCCGGCGTGCACCGGATCGGCGCTGATCTGGACCAGGCTCAGGCGGTCCAGGTTGCGGAAGGTCTGCAGCATCGAGATTGCGCCCAGGCTGACCGCCAGCAGCCCGAACAGCAGCGCGCCATTGTTGTTGTAGTTCAGCGCGCCGGCGAGGATCGCCAGCATCATTGCCGCAAAGAACAGTCCGAAGCCGCTCGGCACGATGTAAACCCGGCGCTGGTTCAGCGTGATCGGCAGGCGCTCGTTGCGATGCCGCCGGGTCAGGTTGGGCAGGCGCCGGTCGAGCTCGCGCCAGGCCCGCTCGCGCCAGCCAGGGCGGGGCGCGCTGCTGCTTGCGAAGCGGCCCGGCGCAGCCATCGGTGCGCTCAGGGGATCGCCACCTGGGCGAGCACATCGCGCGCCACCGAGGTGCCGTCGCCGCTGGCGTCGGCGTTCAGCAGCAAGCGGTGGCGCGCCACGGCGACGAACACCGCCTGCAGGTCCTCGGGCAGCACATGGGTGCGACCGGCGAGCAGCGCGTGCGCGCGCGCCGCGCGCAGGAGTGCGATGCCGGCGCGCGGCGAGAGCCCGATGCGCACGCGGCGGTCGCTGCGGGTGGCGGCGATCAGCGCGTAGGCATAGTCGATCGCGGCCGGGCTTGCGTGCAGCGCGAGTGCCGCGTCGCGCAGTTGCGCCAGGCGCTCGCCGCTGAGCAAGGGCTTCAGGTCGCCGATCAGCGCGCGGCGCTCGCGCGCGCCGAGTAGCGCCTTTTCCGCCCGCTCGTCCGGATAGCCCAGGTTGAGCGAGAACATGAAGCGGTCGAGTTGCGACTCGGGCAGCGGGAAGGTGCCGCTCTGCTCCAGCGGGTTCTGCGTGGCGATCACCACGAAGGGCTCCGGCAGCCGGTGGCTGACGCCGTCCACCGTCACCTGCTGCTCGGCCATCGCTTCCAGCAGGGCGCTCTGCAACTTGGGCGTGGCGCGGTTGATCTCGTCCGCCAGCAGCATCTGCGCAAAGATCGGCCCGGGGTGGAAGTCGAAACGGCGCCGCTCGGGATCGAACACCGACACGCCGATCAGGTCGGCCGGCAGCAGGTCGGAGGTGAACTGGACGCGGCCGAACTTCAAGTCGAAGGCGGCTGCCAGCGCCTGCGCCAGGGTGGTCTTGCCCACGCCCGGCAGATCTTCCAGCAGCAAGTGACCGCCGGCCAGCAGGCACACCAGCGCCAGCCGGACCTCGTGCGCCTTGCCCAGCACCACCGCGTTGACCTGGGTCTCGGCGGCGTGCAGCGGGGCGATCAGGTCCTTGGCTTGCGCGGCGGCGTCGGCGGGCATCGGTGGCTCCAGCAGGTTCAGGGTAGGACGATGCCGGCCGCGTCGAGCATCCGACACAACGCGATCAGCGGCAAGCCGATCAGGGCGCTCGGATCCTCGCTGCGGATCGCTTCGAACAAGGCGATTCCGCGGCCCTCGACCTTGAAGCCACCAGCGCAGTCGAAGGCCGGTTCCGCGGCCACGTAGCGCGCAATCGCCCCGGCGGACAGCACGCGCATCGTGCACACGGTCAGGTCGAGGTGCACGCCGGCATTCCCGGTCACGGCATCGAGTATTGCGAGCGCAGTGTGAAAGCGAAGTTCCCGGCCGCTGCAGGACATCAGCTGCGCCTGCTGCGCATCGGCACTGCCGGGCTTGCCGAGCGCGCGGCCGGCGCATTCGGCGACCTGGTCGCTGCCGATCACCAGTGCGTCGGGATAATGCGGCGCGACCGCGCGGGCCTTGGCCAGCGCCAGGCGGGTGGCGGTGTCGCGCGGCAGTTCGCCTGCCAGCGGCGGACTCGTCGATCTCCGGCGTGCGGCACTCCACCGCCAGGCCCAGCCGCACGAGCTGTTCGCGGCGGTAGCGCGATCCGGACGCCAGGACCACCCGGCGCGGCGGCATCAGTGCAGCGTCGGCGGCTTGGGCTCGCTGCCGCCGATGCCGTAGGCGCTCGCGATCAGCGCCGACACCGGATGCGACTCCGACGAGGCCGCCGCGAGTTCCTCGCCGGCCGCCTCCAGCTTGTCCATGTTTTCCGCCAGGGTGCGGCGCGAGCGTTCCATGTCTTCGCGCGTGCGCTTGAGCTGCGACAAGGGTGCGGTGTCGCCGTGGTCGCGCAGCCACAGGCGCTGCTGCAGCAGATCGCGCAGGGCCTTCTGTACCAGGGGGTCGAGGTTCAGCGAGGCGAGCGCCTGGCTGGTGATGGTGCTGGGCAGGGTGGACACCCAGCGGTGCATCGTCTGCATGCGCTCGCGGCAGGCGTGCAACTCGCGTTCGAGCGCGTCGGCGCTGTCCATGATGCGGTGCAGATGGTCCTGGCGCCGGCGCAGTTGCAGCAATCGCCACAGCAGCCAGACGACCACCAGCGTGGCCAAGGTCAGCGCGACGATCAGGCTCTTCAACAACATGCGGGGCTTCCGTCGATCGACTGGCCGATTATGCAGCCTGCCTCGGACGACGTTGAGGAATCGTCGAGGCGGTCGCAATCCGGAAACCTGGCGAGCTCTGAACGAAAACCGGCCAGCAGATTGACACTGGCGGCGGACCCGCCTACGATTCCGCGGCTATGCATGCGCCATTGCCCGAGCGGATAGATGTCGAACGCGCGGTGGCGACCGGGCGTGTGTATGCCGGCAGCGTTCCGCTGTCGGCGATGCCGCGCCTGACCAGCCTGCTGGCGGACGATCGCGGCGAGGTGAGGTACCAGTTGCAGTTCGGTCGCAACGCGATCCACCAGAAGATGGTGGAGATGCACGCGGATACCGCCCTGCCGCTGATCTGCCAGGCCTCGCTCGAGCGCTTCGAGCTGCCGGTGCAGGTGCAGGCGCGGCTCGGTTTCGTCCGCGACGAGGCCGACGAGGCGGGACTGCCGGAAGGGTATGAGGCGGCGCTGACGGATGAGGGATTCGTCGACCCGCTGGCGCTGATCGAGGACGAGTTGATTTTGGCGGTGCCGGTGATTCCACGGAATCCCGATGTCGCAACGATGGAACCGGCGCCCGCGCCGGAGCTTGAGGCAGACGCAGAGCGGCCGAATCCATTCGCGGCGCTGGCGGGTCTGAAGCGCAAGTAGTACCCAGGGACGAATTTCAGGTTTACAGGAGTCAGACATGGCCGTTCAAAAGAGTCGCAAGACGCCCTCCACCCGCGGCATGCGCCGTTCGCACGATGCGCTGACGGCGCCGACGGTGTCCGTCGACCAGACCAGCGGCGAGAGCCACCTGCGCCATCACGTCACCAAGGACGGCTACTATCGTGGCCGCAAGGTGATCGACAGCAAGGTCGCCGAAGTCGAGACCAGCGAGGGCTGATCGCCCGCGTCGGAGCCTTCGCGGCTCCGCCCCAACACGAGCGCCACTGATGCCCACAGTCTCTGCCCGGATCATCGGGACTGGCAGCCATCTGCCGGAAACCATCCTCACCAACGCCGAGTTGGAGAAGCGGGTAGAGACCAGCGACGAGTGGATACGCGAGCGTACGGGGATCGAGCAGCGGCATATCGCCGCTGACGGCGAGTGCACCAGTGACCTGGCCGTGGCCGCCGCCGAGAAGGCGCTCGCGGCCGCGGGCGTTTCCGCGTCCGAACTGGACCTGATCATTGTCGGCACCACCACGCCGGACGTGATCTTCCCGAGCACCGCCTGCCTGGTGCAGCACCGCCTCGGCGCCAAGGACTGTCCGGCATTCGACGTCAACGCGGCCTGTACCGGTTTCCTCTACGCACTGTCCATCGCCGACAAGTTCATCCGCACGGGCGCCGCGCGCACCGCGCTCGTGATCGGTGCCGAGACCCTGTCGCGTATGCTCGACTGGAACGACCGCGGCACCTGCGTGCTGTTCGGCGACGGCGCCGGCGCAGTGGTTCTGCGCGCCGATTCCACGCCCGGCATCATCTCCACGCACATCCACGCCGACGGCCAGTACAAGGATTTGCTGCACAACCCGGTCGGGGTGTCGCGCGGGTTCAAGGACGAGCCGAACCACGGCGTGCGCGTGATGATGAGCGGCAACGAGGTGTTCCGCGTGGCCGTGCGCACCCTGTCGCGGATCGTCGACGAGACCCTGAAAGCGAACGATTTGCAGAAGGATGCGATCGACTGGCTGGTGCCGCACCAGGCCAATCTGCGCATCATCACCGCCACCGCCAAACACCTCGACATGCCGATGGAGCGGGTGATCGTCACCGTCAACAAGCACGGCAACACCTCTTCCGGCTCGGTGCCGCTGGCGCTGGACCACGGCGTGCGCAACGGCATGATCAAGCCCGGCCAGTTGCTGCTGCTGGAGGCTTTCGGCGGCGGGTTCACCTGGGGCTCGGCGCTGTTGCGCCTGTAATCCCGCGGCGGGCGGGTCCCCCCCGGTGGTTGGGGGGGGGGGGTTTGGGGGAGGGGGGGGGGGGGGGGGGGGGGGGCCCCCCCCGGGGGGGGGCCGCCGCCCCCCCCCCCCCCCCCCCCCCCCCCCCCCCCCCCCCCCCCCCCCCCCCCCCCGGGGGGGGTTCCCCGCGGCCCCCCCCCCACGAGCGGCTCAAGATACCGACACTCTCATGCGCAACGATCTCGCATTCCTGTTTCCTGGCCAGGGCTCGCAGGCGCTCGGCATGCTCTCGGCCCTGGCCGACACGCACGCCGTGGTGCGCGCGACCTTCGCCGAAGCCTCCGACGCCATCGGCATGGACCTGTGGGCGCTGGCCCAGCAAGGCCCCGAGGCCGAGCTCAACCGCACCATCAACACCCAGCCGGCGTTGCTCGCGGCGGGGGTGGCGGCGTGGCGCGCCTGGCGCGCGGCCGGCGGCACCGAACCGGCGCAGTTGGCAGGACATAGCCTGGGCGAATACACCGCGCTGGTGTGCGCCGATGCGCTGTCGCTGGCGGACGCCACGCGGCTGGTGCGCGAGCGCGGTCGGCTGATGCAGGAGGCAGTGCCCGAGGGCGCCGGGGCGATGGCCGCCGTGCTGAATGCGGATCTTTCGGTGCTCTCCGAAGTCTGCGCCGCAGTGTCCACCGACGCCGAACCCGTGGTGCCCGCAAACCTCAACGCCCCCGGCCAGATCGTGCTGTCGGGCGCCGCCGCCGCGATGGACCGCGCGCTCGCGGAACTCGCCACGCGCGGGGTCAAGCGCTCGATCCGCCTGCCGGTCAGCGTGCCCTCGCATTCGCCGCTGATGCGCCCGGCCGCGGAAAAGCTGGCCGCGTTCATGGCCGATGTCGCGATCGCAGCACCGCGCATTCCGGTGATCCACAACGCCGATGTGGCAGCGCACGCAGATCCGGCCGCGATCCGCGCGGCGTTGGCACTGCAGTTGCACGCCCCGGTGCGCTGGATCGAGACCATCGAGAAGCTCGCCGCCGGCGGCACCGCGCGGGTGCTCGAATGCGGCCCCGGCAAGGTGCTGTGCGGTACGGTCAAGCGCATCGCGCCGGCGGTGGAATCCGCCGCCATCGGCGAGCCCGCCGGATTCGACGCCGCCCTGGAAGGACTGCGCGCATGAGCGATACCCCCATCAACCTGGCGCTGGTCACCGGCGCCAGCCGCGGCATCGGCGCGGCGATTGCCGACGAACTCGCGGCCAACGGACTCTTCGTCGTCGGCACCGCGACCGGCGAAGCGGGAGCGCAGGCCATCGGCGAGCGCCTCGGTGCGCGCGGCTGCGGCCGGGTTCTGGATGTTGCGGATGCGGCCGCCATCGACGCGCTCGTCGAGTCGGTGGAAAAGGAATTCGGCGCGGTGCGCGTGCTGGTGAACAACGCCGGCATCACCCGCGACCAGTTGCTGCTGCGGATGAAGGACGATGACTTCGCCGCAGTGATCAACACCAACCTCGCCAGCGTGTTCCGCCTGTCCAAGGCGGTGATGAAGCGCATGCTGCGCGAACGCCAGGGCCGCATCATCAGCATCGCCTCGGTGATCGGGCTGACCGGCAACGCCGGCCAGGCCAACTACGCCGCGGCCAAGGCCGGGATCATCGGCTTCACCAAGTCGCTGGCGCGTGAGGTCGGCAGCCGCGGCATCACTGCGAATGTGGTCGCGCCGGGCTTCATCGATACCGACATGACCCGCGCGCTGCCCGAGGCTCAGCGCCAGGCCCTGCTGGCCGACGTACCCCTCGGGCGCCTCGGGTCCGTGGAGGACATCGCCAAGGCGGTGGCCTTCCTCGCATCCCCAGCGGCCGGTTACATCACCGGCGAAACGCTGCACGTCAACGGCGGCATGTACATGCCGTAGCCGGCAGCAGCACCATTCACTATCATTCCCCACCTTTTCGGCAGGAACGTACAAGCCATGAGCAGCATTGAAGACCGCGTCAAGAAGATCGTCGTCGACCGTCTGGGCGTCAAGGAAGACGAAGTCAAGCCGAACTCCTCCTTCGTCGACGATCTCGGTGCGGATTCGCTCGACACGGTGGAACTCGTGATGGCGCTCGAGGAAGAGTTCGAGTGCGAGATCCCGGACGAGGAAGCCGAGAAGATCACCTCGGTGCAGCAGGCTGTCGATTACATCAAGGCCAACGTCAAGGCCTGATGCGGCTCACCGGGCGCGACCCTCGGGTCGCGTCTGGCGAGTGGAAAAAGGGAAATGGAAAACGGAAAAGGGAAGAGCGGCCTTCGCCGCCGACTCGCCTTTCGCTCTCCCATTTTCCTTTTTCCCTTTTCCTTTTTCCCTCCCAGGAGGCTCCATGCGCAGCGCTCGTCGCGTCGTAGTGACCGGGCTCGGGATCGTGTCGCCGGTCGGCAGCGATATCCCGACCGCCTGGGACAATGTGGTCAATGGCCGTAGCGGCATCGGGCCGATCACGCATTTCGACTGCTCCGCCTTCGCCACCCGCTTTGCCGGCCAGGTGCAGGGTTTCGATGTCGCCCAGTGGGTGGCGCCGAAAGACTCGCGGCGGATGGACCCCTTCATCCATTACGGCATCGCCGCCGGCACCCAGGCGGTGCGCGACGCGGGCCTGGATCCGGTGCCGGACGCGCTGAAGACCCGTTTCGGCGTGATGATGGCGGCCGGTATTGGCGGCATCTCGACCATCGAGCAGACCACGCTGACCTGGCACACCCATGGCCCGCGCCGGATCTCGCCCTTCTTCGTGCCTGGCACGATCATCAACATGGTCGCCGGCCACCTCGGCATCAACCTCGGCCTGCGCGGCCCGAACCTGTCCATCGTCACCGCCTGCACCACTGGCACGCACAACATCGGCGTGGCGGCGCGCCTGATCGCGTATGGCGATGCCGACGTGATGCTCGCCGGTGGCGCGGAGCACGCGACCACGCCAACAGCCGTGGGCGGATTCAGTTCTTCGCGCGCGCTCAGCGAGCGCAATGACGACCCGAAGGCCGCCAGTCGTCCGTGGGATCGCGATCGCGATGGTTTCGTGCTGTCGGATGGCGCCGGCGCGCTGGTGCTGGAGGAATACGAGCACGCCAAGGCACGCGGCGCGCGGATCTATGCCGAGATCATCGGTTTCGGCATGAGCGACGACGCCTACCACATGACTGCGCCGCCAGAAGACGGCTCAGGCGCGGCCTTGTCGATGACGAATGCGCTGGCTGACGCCGGCATCGAGGCGAGCGCAGTGCAGTACGTCAATGCGCACGCCACCTCGACGCCGCTCGGCGACCGCGGCGAGATCGTCGCAGTCAGGAGCGCCTTCGGGGAAGCTGCGAAGAGCCTGATGGTGAGTTCGACCAAGTCCGTCACCGGCCACCTGCTCGGTGCCGCCGGCGCGGTCGAGGCGATCTTCTGCGTGCTCGCGCTGCGCGACCAGGTGGTGCCGGCGACGATCAACCTGCACAACCCGGATGAGGGCATCGACCTCGACCTGGTGCCGAACACCTCGCGGCAGGTCAAGCTCGACACGGTGATGAGCAACTCCTTCGGTTTCGGCGGGACCAACGGGACCTTGATCTTCCGGCGGGTGTGAGCGCGTCCGGATGCAGACCGAGCCTGCCCTGAAACCGGGGACCGCAAAGGACGCAAGTTTGCACAGGACGCAATGGAAGCGGGTTGCATCGGCTGCGCGGCGTGTCATGGCTGCGCTCCTGGCGCGTGTCTCGACTGGATTGATGGGCGGAGCTGACAGTGCCGGTGCCGACGCCCGACATCGACCTGCCCTGCAGTGCGCCGGAGGCTCGGGACCAGCCGCGCCCGCGCTGCTGCTCAGCGCCGCGGCCGGGCCGCAGGGCTACGCGATCTGCTGCCCTTGGTCGACGCGCCGCCGCTGGTGGTGCCTTATCCCGGGGGGGCGCGGCACGCGCAGCAGCTGGCTGCGCTGGTCGAGCGCCTGCGTGCCCTGCCAGCGGGCGGCGATGCGGACGGCGAGGCCATGGCCGGCGGCTGGCTGCTGTACCTGGCCTACGATTTCGCCAGCGTCTTCGAGCCCAATGTACCCTGGCGCCGGCCGGAGCTCGACGAGCCGCTGGCGCTGCTGTGGCGGGTGTCGGCGACGCTCGTGCGCAATCGCGATTCGGGCATCGGTACGCTCGCGGGAAGCCAGCTTCCGCAGTGGCGACAGCGGCTGCAAGCCGCCGCGGGCGTGGTGGTTGCGCCGGGTTCGGCCTACATGCCGTCGGGCGTGCGCGATAGCGGAGCAAGCCCTGCACTCCTGGAGGACGATCCGCAGCGCTTCCTCGATGGCGTTGCCCGGATCCATGAGTACCTGCGTGCGGGCGACGTGTTCCAGGTCAACCTCTCGCGCGCCTGGCGAGCGACCGCGCCCGGTCCGATCGACCTGGACGATCTGTTCGCGCGGCTGACCGCCGCCAACCCGGCGCCGTTCGCGGCGCTGCTGCAGCACGGGGACTGGGGCCTGGCTTCATCGTCGCCGGAGCGCCTGGTGAGCGTGCGCGGGATGCGTGTGGACACGCGCCCGATCGCCGGCACGCGCCGGCGCGATGCCGATCCGGCGCGCGATGCCGCACTGCTCGCCGAGCTGCGCCGCGATCCCAAGGAGCGCGCCGAGCACATCATGCTGATCGACCTCGAACGCAATGATCTCGGGCGCATCTGCGAGGCCGGCAGCGTGGTGGTCGACGAACTCGGCAGCATCGAGAGCTATGCCCATGTGCACCACCTGGTGTCGAACGTCAGCGGCCGGCTGCGCGCGGGGACCAGTGCCTGGGAACTGCTGCGCGCGCTGTTTCCGGGCGGCACCATCACCGGCTGCCCGAAGGTGCGTTGCATGCAGATCATCGGCGAGCTGGAGCAGGGCGGTCGCGGCGCCTACACCGGCGCGCTGGGCTACATCAGCGACCACGGCTCGCTCGATCTCAACATCCTGATCCGCACGATCTCCTGCCAACGCGAGCGCCTGGTCTTCCGCGCTGGCGCCGGCATCGTCGCCGACTCGATCGCCGAGCGGGAGCTGAAGGAGACCCGTGCCAAGGCGCTCGGCCTGCTGCGAGCGCTCGGCGTCGGCGCATGAACACCCTTGCCTCTGACCGCGGGCTGCACTACGGCGATGGCCTGTTCGAGACCCTGCGCGTGATCGACGGCGTGGCGCCGTTGTGGGAATGGCATCGCGAGCGCCTGCTGGCGGGTTGCGCGCGACTGCGCATGCCGGCGCCGGAGGATGCGCGCCTGCGCCGGACGCTGCGTTCTGTTTCACGCACCCATCGCGACAGCGTGGTCAAGCTCATCTGGACCGCCGGCAGCGGCCAGCGCGGGTATGCTCGGCCCCCCGAGCCGGTGCCGCGGTTGCTCGCCAGCGCGCGCCCGTGGCAGCCGCTGCCGGTTGCGGCCCTCAGGCTCCGCTGGTGTGCGACCCGCCTGGCGCTGCAGCCGGCGCTGGCCGGCA
It encodes the following:
- the acpP gene encoding acyl carrier protein, which codes for MSSIEDRVKKIVVDRLGVKEDEVKPNSSFVDDLGADSLDTVELVMALEEEFECEIPDEEAEKITSVQQAVDYIKANVKA
- the fabF gene encoding beta-ketoacyl-ACP synthase II is translated as MRSARRVVVTGLGIVSPVGSDIPTAWDNVVNGRSGIGPITHFDCSAFATRFAGQVQGFDVAQWVAPKDSRRMDPFIHYGIAAGTQAVRDAGLDPVPDALKTRFGVMMAAGIGGISTIEQTTLTWHTHGPRRISPFFVPGTIINMVAGHLGINLGLRGPNLSIVTACTTGTHNIGVAARLIAYGDADVMLAGGAEHATTPTAVGGFSSSRALSERNDDPKAASRPWDRDRDGFVLSDGAGALVLEEYEHAKARGARIYAEIIGFGMSDDAYHMTAPPEDGSGAALSMTNALADAGIEASAVQYVNAHATSTPLGDRGEIVAVRSAFGEAAKSLMVSSTKSVTGHLLGAAGAVEAIFCVLALRDQVVPATINLHNPDEGIDLDLVPNTSRQVKLDTVMSNSFGFGGTNGTLIFRRV
- a CDS encoding chorismate-binding protein, which produces MAGGWLLYLAYDFASVFEPNVPWRRPELDEPLALLWRVSATLVRNRDSGIGTLAGSQLPQWRQRLQAAAGVVVAPGSAYMPSGVRDSGASPALLEDDPQRFLDGVARIHEYLRAGDVFQVNLSRAWRATAPGPIDLDDLFARLTAANPAPFAALLQHGDWGLASSSPERLVSVRGMRVDTRPIAGTRRRDADPARDAALLAELRRDPKERAEHIMLIDLERNDLGRICEAGSVVVDELGSIESYAHVHHLVSNVSGRLRAGTSAWELLRALFPGGTITGCPKVRCMQIIGELEQGGRGAYTGALGYISDHGSLDLNILIRTISCQRERLVFRAGAGIVADSIAERELKETRAKALGLLRALGVGA